A DNA window from Microcystis aeruginosa NIES-843 contains the following coding sequences:
- a CDS encoding glutamyl-tRNA reductase, giving the protein MNIAVVGLSHKTAPVEIREKLSIPEAKIESALTHLKGYPHIQEVAIISTCNRLEIYAVVTDTEKGVVEITQFLAEIGHIPLNVLRRYLFTLLHQDAVRHLLRVSAGLESLVLGEGQILAQVKNTHKLAQKYNTISQLLDRLFKQAMTAGKRVRTETSIGTGAVSISSAAVELAHAKVTDLSSKKIAIIGAGKMSRLLVTHLLAKGSQQIAIINRSQRRAQELAREFPHLPLQLYGLEEMMTTVAASDIVFTSTGATEPILTKTLLTEVTITANSLMLIDISVPRNVHTDVKELAQVQAFNVDDLKAVVAANQESRRQMAREAEALLEQEVEAFELWWRSLDTVPTISCLRSKIEDIREQELEKALSRLGTEFAEKHQEVIEAMTRGIVNKILHEPMVQLRAQQDIEARKRCLQSLQMLFNLSVGEEYS; this is encoded by the coding sequence ATGAATATTGCTGTAGTGGGCTTGAGTCACAAGACAGCCCCTGTGGAAATTCGCGAAAAATTGAGTATCCCGGAAGCGAAAATCGAGTCCGCCCTTACCCACCTCAAGGGTTATCCCCACATCCAAGAGGTGGCGATTATCAGCACCTGTAACCGTTTGGAGATCTACGCCGTGGTTACGGATACGGAAAAGGGCGTGGTGGAAATTACCCAGTTTCTCGCTGAAATCGGGCATATTCCCCTTAATGTCCTGCGTCGTTACCTGTTTACCCTGCTGCATCAGGATGCTGTCCGTCATCTGCTGCGGGTGTCGGCTGGTTTAGAAAGTCTTGTCCTCGGTGAAGGGCAAATTCTCGCTCAAGTTAAAAATACCCATAAATTAGCCCAGAAGTACAATACTATTAGCCAGTTACTCGATCGCCTGTTTAAACAAGCGATGACTGCCGGTAAACGCGTCCGCACGGAAACCAGCATCGGCACGGGAGCCGTATCGATCAGTTCGGCAGCGGTGGAGTTAGCCCATGCTAAGGTGACAGACCTCAGCAGCAAGAAAATCGCTATTATCGGGGCAGGGAAAATGTCCCGATTATTAGTTACTCACCTTCTGGCTAAGGGTTCTCAGCAAATTGCGATCATCAATCGCTCCCAAAGACGGGCCCAGGAGTTGGCCCGTGAATTTCCTCACCTACCGCTGCAACTATATGGCTTAGAAGAGATGATGACTACCGTAGCGGCATCGGATATCGTCTTTACCAGTACCGGAGCCACGGAACCAATTTTAACTAAAACTTTATTGACAGAAGTGACGATTACTGCTAACTCGCTGATGTTAATCGATATTTCTGTTCCCCGCAACGTCCATACCGACGTGAAGGAATTGGCACAAGTGCAAGCTTTTAACGTCGATGATCTCAAAGCGGTGGTTGCCGCCAATCAGGAAAGTCGCCGTCAGATGGCCAGGGAAGCAGAGGCACTCCTAGAGCAGGAAGTGGAAGCTTTCGAGCTTTGGTGGCGTTCTTTGGACACTGTCCCGACAATTAGCTGTTTAAGAAGCAAAATTGAAGATATTCGCGAACAGGAATTAGAAAAGGCCCTCTCCCGTCTGGGGACGGAATTCGCCGAAAAACACCAAGAAGTTATCGAAGCAATGACCCGCGGTATCGTCAATAAAATCCTTCACGAACCCATGGTACAACTGCGCGCCCAACAGGATATCGAAGCGCGTAAGCGCTGTTTACAGTCCCTGCAAATGCTCTTTAATCTCAGTGTCGGAGAAGAATATAGTTAG